The Macaca fascicularis isolate 582-1 chromosome 1, T2T-MFA8v1.1 genome includes a window with the following:
- the LOC123572509 gene encoding cytochrome c oxidase subunit 7C, mitochondrial-like yields the protein MLGHSIRRFTTSVVRRSHCEEGPGKNLPFSVKNKWALLVKMCLYFGSAFAAPFLIVRHQLLKS from the coding sequence ATGTTGGGCCACAGCATCCGGAGGTTCACAACCTCTGTGGTCCGTAGGAGCCACTGTGAGGAGGGCCCTGGGAAGAATTTGCCATTTTCAGTGAAAAACAAGTGGGCGTTGCTAGTTAAGATGTGTTTGTACTTTGGATCTGCATTTGCTGCACCCTTCCTTATAGTAAGACACCAACTGCTTAAATCATAA